The following coding sequences lie in one Lolium perenne isolate Kyuss_39 chromosome 2, Kyuss_2.0, whole genome shotgun sequence genomic window:
- the LOC127329288 gene encoding uncharacterized protein, protein MYETAHEAARAYDAAARRLGHPRSQMNFHDVWTHEHAEDLAPPPRLVTDVDKRHHKMLQRRLYHAVEDERLMAEWKMRFPEDVQAMRAFYVKRKAVRKASRVARRIDKAERRAFILAQEAGPKTISDNDDRWLDLFSSMPMSDTTVSAGSDSSD, encoded by the coding sequence ATGTACGAGacggcgcacgaggcggcgcgcgCCTACGACGCTGCGGCCAGACGTCTCGGACACCCACGCTCACAGATGAACTTCCACGACGTCTGGACGCACGAGCATGCGGAGGATCTAGCGCCGCCTCCGCGCCTCGTCACCGACGTGGACAAGCGCCACCACAAGATGCTGCAGCGGCGGCTCTACCACGCCGTCGAGGACGAGCGCCTCATGGCGGAGTGGAAGATGCGCTTCCCGGAGGACGTCCAGGCAATGCGCGCCTTCTACGTCAAGCGCAAGGCGGTGCGGAAGGCGAGCCGCGTGGCGAGGAGGATCGACAAGGCCGAACGCCGCGCCTTCATCCTGGCGCAAGAGGCTGGTCCTAAGACGATCAGCGACAACGACGACAGGTGGCTGGACCTGTTCTCCTCAATGCCGATGTCCGACACCACCGTGTCTGCAGGTTCGGACTCGAGCGACTAG